One genomic window of Apus apus isolate bApuApu2 chromosome 9, bApuApu2.pri.cur, whole genome shotgun sequence includes the following:
- the RBSN gene encoding rabenosyn-5 → MAASGPPPFGDPGEMREGFLCPLCLKDLQAFQQLQAHYEEEHSGEERDVRGQLRNLVQKAKRAKKKLLKQEDDRTDSGSQERYESFSYGGVDPYMWEPQEVGAMRSHLSDFKKHRAARIDHYVVEVNKLIIRLEKLTSFDRANTESAKIRAIEKSVVPWVSDQDVPFCPDCGSKFSIRNRRHHCRLCGSIMCKKCTELVSLPLASKLTSASKEALSAHTSPTSSPSSVHGSRRGSISSVSSVSSVLDEKDDERIRCCQHCKDTLLKREQQIDEREHTPEIVKLYEKLRLCMEKVDQKAPEYIRMAESLNAGETTYNLEHANDLRVEIQKVYEFIDALSKKILSLGLHEDPQPHPKTLQLQRMIRYSATLFVQEKLLGLMSLPTKDQYEELKKRRLQMMALETQGKQDEKQKDFISRSAAALNGDTTHLRKGIVRKSEGWLPTSSISRESEIADPLLQQIDNITSFIKQAKAANRIDEVRMLQENLRQLQDEYDQQQTLKAIELSKKQAEEEEMQREELQILREKEWEREHKLMSQHSRTRSLDLREVKHHQHEVAKENRNLTAHVLDLDITQFKGEQSFETHAVEQLPAKEHLIFTLKPQNVPQCDNDRAQPTCLNPFEDEADTPPLEDDPANPFAKDTSPVVPFSNTALQSDRKEYNPFEDEEDDEQTNGAPGTTSNPFEEDENPFQKPTNNWNFGNPFEEGCSTNPFEVEDGNEISGEEAIEEELLLQQIDNIKAYIFDAKHSGRMDEVEVLTENLKELKRTLAKQKEKSNC, encoded by the exons ATGGCCGCCAGCGGCCCGCCGCCCTTCGGGGACCCGGGCGAGATGCGGGAGGGCTTCCTGTGCCCGCTCTGCCTGAAGGACCTCCAGGCgttccagcagctgcaggcgCACTACGAGGAGGAGCACTCGGGCGAGGAGCGGGACGTGCGGGGACAGCTCAGAA ATCTAGTCCAGAAGGCCAAAAGAGCAAAGAAGAAATTGCTGAAACAAGAAGATGACAGAACTGATTCTGGGTCTCAGGAGCGATACGAGTCATTCAGCTATGGTGGAGTAGATCCCTACATGTGGGAGCCTCAGGAAGTAG GTGCTATGAGAAGCCATCTTTCTGATTTCAAGAAGCACCGAGCAGCCAGGATTGATCACTATGTAGTTGAAGTTAATAAGTTAATTATCAGGTTAGAAAAg CTTACATCATTTGACAGAGCAAACACTGAGTCAGCTAAAATAAGAG CTATAGAGAAGTCTGTTGTGCCTTGGGTCAGTGATCAGGATGTTCCCTTCTGCCCAGACTGTGGCAGTAAGTTCAGTATTCGAAACCGACGCCACCACTGCCGCCTTTGTGGGTCCATTATGTGCAAGAAGTGCACAGAACTTGTCAGTCTTCCTTTGGCAA GCAAACTCACGAGTGCCAGCAAAGAGGCCCTGAGTGCTCATACCAGCCCGACCTCCTCACCCAGCAGTGTCCATGGCTCCCGCCGTGGCAGCATCAGCAGCGTCAGCAGCGTCAGCTCCGTTCTGGATGAGAAGGACGATGAGCGGATCCgttgctgccagcactgcaaagATACCCTGTTGAAAAGAGAACAGCAGATTGATGAGAGAGAGCACACCCCAGAGATTGTGAAACTCTATGAG AAACTCCGACTCTGCATGGAGAAGGTTGACCAGAAGGCACCAGAATACATAAGGATGGCAGAATCACTTAA TGCTGGGGAGACAACCTACAATCTTGAACATGCTAATGACTTGAGGGTGGAGATTCAAAAAGTGTACGAATTTATAGATGCtctaag TAAGAAGATTTTGAGTCTAGGCTTGCATGAAGATCCCCAACCTCACCCTAAAACTCTACAACTTCAGAGAATGATAAGATATTCAGCTACACTTTTTGTTCAG GAAAAACTGCTTGGCCTAATGTCCCTGCCAACCAAAGACCAGTACGAAgaactgaagaagagaagactgcaGATG atgGCTCTTgaaacacagggaaaacaagatgaaaagcagaaagacttTATCTCCAGATCTGCAGCTGCACTTAATGGTGATACAACACACCTGAGAAAAGGAATAGTCAGGAAGTCTGAAGGCTGGTTACCTACATCTAGCATATCCAGAGAGAGTGAGATAGCAGACCCACTTCTTCAGCAGATTGACAATATCACATCCTTCATTAAACAAGCAAAGGCAGCAAACAGGATAGACGAGGTCCGTATGTTGCAGGAGAAcctgaggcagctgcaggatgaGTATGACCAACAACAAACCTTGAAAGCTATCGAGCTTTCtaaaaaacaggcagaagaggaagagatgcAGAGGGAGGAACTTCAGATCCTTCGTGAAAAAGAGTGGGAAAGAGAACACAAATTGATGTCTCAGCATTCAAGGACACGGTCCTTAGACTTAAGAGAAGTCAAGCACCATCAGCATGAAGTTGCAAAAGAGAATCGGAACTTGACAGCACATGTGTTGGATTTGGATATTACTCAGTTCAAAGGGGAGCAAAGTTTTGAAACTCATGCTGTTGAGCAGCTGCCAGCTAAAGAGCACTTGATCTTCACACTCAAACCCCAGAATGTCCCACAGTGTGACAATGACCGAGCTCAGCCAACCTGTCTAAACCCCTTTGAAGATGAAGCTGATACCCCTCCGTTAGAGGACGATCCTGCTAACCCATTTGCCAAAGACACTTCTCCAGTGGTTCCTTTCTCTAACACAGCTCTGCAAAGTGATAGAAAAGAATACAATCCATTTGAAGATGAGGAGGATGATGAACAAACTAATGGAGCACCTGGCACCACTTCAAACCCTTTTGAAGAGGATGAAAATCCATTTCAAAAGCCTACAAACAATTGGAATTTTGGGAATCCATTTGAAGAGGGATGCTCTACCAATCCCTTTGAGGTGGAGGATGGCAATGAGATCTCTGGAGAGGAGGCTATAGAGGAGGAGCTGCTTCTCCAACAGATAGATAACATCAAAGCTTATATATTTGATGCCAAGCATAGCGGACGAATGGATGAGGTGGAGGTACTGACAGAGAACCTGAAGGAACTGAAGCGCACATTAgcaaagcagaaggagaaatccaactgctga
- the MRPS25 gene encoding 28S ribosomal protein S25, mitochondrial isoform X2: protein MTVNYNTAGERSEGARKFVFFNIPQIQYKNPWVQIMLFRNMTPSPFLRFYLDNGEQVLVDVEDKTNKEINEHIKKILGKSKEVLEKEERERKKQSHPATFGPKKYHLRECMCEIEGQVPCPAFVPLPKEMRGKYKAGMKNEASA from the exons ATGACCGTGAACTACAACACGGCGGGAGAGCGGAGCGAGGGGGCGAG aAAGTTTGTGTTTTTCAACATCCCCCAGATCCAGTACAAGAACCCCTGGGTGCAGATCATGCTGTTCAGGAACATGACCCCCTCGCCCTTCCTCCGGTTCTACCTGG ACAATGGAGAGCAAGTTTTGGTTGACGTGGAAGATAAAACCAACAAAGAGATAAAtgagcacattaaaaaaatcttgggGAAAAGCAA AGAAGTActtgaaaaagaggaaagagaaaggaagaaacaatcACATCCTGCAACTTTCGGGCCCAAGAAGTATCATCTGCGAGAATGCATGTGTGAAATCGAAGGCCAAGTTCCCTGCCCAGCTTTTGTGCCACTGCCTAAAGAGATGAGAGGAAAATATAAAGCTGGTATGAAAAATGAAGCATCAGCCTGA
- the MRPS25 gene encoding 28S ribosomal protein S25, mitochondrial isoform X1: MPMKGRFPIRRTLQYLSQGDVIFKSSVKVMTVNYNTAGERSEGARKFVFFNIPQIQYKNPWVQIMLFRNMTPSPFLRFYLDNGEQVLVDVEDKTNKEINEHIKKILGKSKEVLEKEERERKKQSHPATFGPKKYHLRECMCEIEGQVPCPAFVPLPKEMRGKYKAGMKNEASA, from the exons atGCCGATGAAGGGCCGGTTCCCCATCCGGCGCACGCTGCAGTATCTGAGCCAGGGCGATGTCATCTTCAAGAGCTCGGTGAAGGTGATGACCGTGAACTACAACACGGCGGGAGAGCGGAGCGAGGGGGCGAG aAAGTTTGTGTTTTTCAACATCCCCCAGATCCAGTACAAGAACCCCTGGGTGCAGATCATGCTGTTCAGGAACATGACCCCCTCGCCCTTCCTCCGGTTCTACCTGG ACAATGGAGAGCAAGTTTTGGTTGACGTGGAAGATAAAACCAACAAAGAGATAAAtgagcacattaaaaaaatcttgggGAAAAGCAA AGAAGTActtgaaaaagaggaaagagaaaggaagaaacaatcACATCCTGCAACTTTCGGGCCCAAGAAGTATCATCTGCGAGAATGCATGTGTGAAATCGAAGGCCAAGTTCCCTGCCCAGCTTTTGTGCCACTGCCTAAAGAGATGAGAGGAAAATATAAAGCTGGTATGAAAAATGAAGCATCAGCCTGA
- the MRPS25 gene encoding 28S ribosomal protein S25, mitochondrial isoform X3 has product MLFRNMTPSPFLRFYLDNGEQVLVDVEDKTNKEINEHIKKILGKSKEVLEKEERERKKQSHPATFGPKKYHLRECMCEIEGQVPCPAFVPLPKEMRGKYKAGMKNEASA; this is encoded by the exons ATGCTGTTCAGGAACATGACCCCCTCGCCCTTCCTCCGGTTCTACCTGG ACAATGGAGAGCAAGTTTTGGTTGACGTGGAAGATAAAACCAACAAAGAGATAAAtgagcacattaaaaaaatcttgggGAAAAGCAA AGAAGTActtgaaaaagaggaaagagaaaggaagaaacaatcACATCCTGCAACTTTCGGGCCCAAGAAGTATCATCTGCGAGAATGCATGTGTGAAATCGAAGGCCAAGTTCCCTGCCCAGCTTTTGTGCCACTGCCTAAAGAGATGAGAGGAAAATATAAAGCTGGTATGAAAAATGAAGCATCAGCCTGA